From a single Stomoxys calcitrans chromosome 4, idStoCalc2.1, whole genome shotgun sequence genomic region:
- the LOC131997082 gene encoding uncharacterized protein LOC131997082 gives MTRNMLRVLLILISLLYIETEEERNFFMDVTNTTCAKFGKQLRFIECESFKFCSSHYGISVRTIFTRDMGRTLSGRVLMKGTLRKSNRTITILDIRIHACSALKQMTSNMFVKRILIAFKKTNNLPTNCPLKANVLYRMDNFSVSDTYIPTFWPLFNFTYTVELYDRSYLFAMWEVSGGLVPKS, from the exons ATGACTCGTAATATGTTACGTGTCCTGTTGATTCTGATTAGTTTGCTATATATTGAG ACAGAGGAGGAGCGCAACTTCTTCATGGATGTTACCAATacaacttgtgcaaaatttggcaaacaACTTCGTTTTATTGAATGCGAATCTTTCAAATTTTGTTCCAGTCATTATGGTATCAGTGTTAGAACAATCTTCACTCGCGACATGGGTAGAACTTTGAGTGGTCGTGTTTTGATGAAAGGAACATTAAGAAAATCGAATCGAACCATAACCATTTTGGATATACGAATTCATGCGTGCTCTGCTTTGAAGCAAATGACCTCGAATATGTTTGTCAAGCGAATATTGATTGCATTCAAGAAAACCAATAATTTGCCCACAAATTGCCCACTAAAAGCG AATGTTTTGTATAGAATGGATAACTTCTCGGTTTCGGATACTTATATACCAACATTTTGGCCACTTTTCAATTTTACTTATACAGTTGAGTTATACGATAGAAGTTACTTATTTGCTATGTGGGAAGTCAGTGGAGGCTTAGTtccaaaatcataa